One Oryza brachyantha chromosome 3, ObraRS2, whole genome shotgun sequence DNA segment encodes these proteins:
- the LOC121053833 gene encoding receptor-like kinase TMK3, translating to MSIVPVLLVFVVVMLVDGGGARRLAAVPTDASDAAAMRAIAKATRAGEAMGWGVKLPDPCDGSWAGVRCNDAGRVASINASRGGLVARLSGADLSKLAFLSDLDLSFNGLNGDLPTFAVDDNDMVFPTIPDDVLACPNLRSFSANNAGIFGPFPHYFGNTTLFPALESLSLAGNRLTGGIRDGFGKNSGIKYLDVGGQHDDADGGGRRTLDGRVDLFIPGMENLVEVRLDHNAFTGPVPNAAGLVNLRVFDASYNDLCGVPVFANAGAVAANFAGNPNIGNLNSRQ from the exons ATGTCGATCGTCCCGGTTCTcctcgtcttcgtcgtcgtcatgcttgtggatggcggcggcgctcgtcgcTTGGCCGCCGTGCCGACGGACGCGTCCGACGCGGCGGCCATGCGGGCCATCGCCAAGGCGACACGCGCGGGCGAGGCGATGGGCTGGGGCGTGAAGTTGCCCGACCCGTGCGACGGCAGCTGGGCGGGCGTTCGCTGCAACGACGCGGGCCGCGTCGCCTCCATCAACGCCAGCCGCGGcggcctcgtcgcccggcTCAGCGGCGCCGACCTTAGCAAGCTGGCCTTCCTCTCCGACCTCGACCTCAGCTTCAACGGCCTCAACGGCGACCTCCCC AccttcgccgtcgacgacaACGACATGGTGTTCCCGACCATCCCCGACGACGTGCTCGCCTGCCCCAACCTCCGCAGCTTCTCGGCCAACAACGCCGGCATCTTCGGCCCCTTCCCGCACTACTTCGGCAACACCACCTTGTTCCCGGCGCTCGAGAGCTTGTCGCTGGCGGGGAACCGGCTCACGGGGGGCATACGCGACGGCTTCGGCAAGAACAGCGGCATCAAGTACCTCGACGTCGGCGGCCAgcacgacgacgccgacggcggagGCAGGAGAACTCTCGACGGCCGCGTGGACCTGTTCATCCCCGGCATGGAGAACCTGGTGGAGGTTCGCCTGGACCACAACGCGTTCACCGGGCCGGTGCCGAACGCCGCCGGGCTCGTCAACCTGCGCGTCTTCGACGCCTCCTACAACGACTTGTGCGGCGTGCCCGTCTTCGCCAACGccggcgccgttgccgccaaCTTTGCTGGAAATCCTAACATTGGCAATCTAAATTCTCGTCAATAG
- the LOC102719938 gene encoding valine--tRNA ligase, mitochondrial 1-like, which translates to MSNVTPAADMQPLDEKELERKLKKDQKAKEKEEKRLKAKAKEAARLQAQAASDGPKKSEKKQKKKVVEDENPEDFIDPDTPHGQKKFLASQMAKQYNPTAVEKSWYPWWESSGYFGADAASSKPPFVIVLPPPNVTGALHIGHALTVAIEDAIIRWRRMSGYNALWVPGVDHAGIATQVVVEKKIMRERNLTRHDIGREGFVSEVLKWKDEYGGTILNQLRRLGASLDWSRECFTMDKPRSKAVTEAFVQLYKQGLIYRDYRLVNWDCTLRTAISDVEVDHMDIKEETMLKVPGYNATVQFGVLISFAYPLEEGLGEIIVATTRIETMLGDTAIAVHPEDDRYKHLHGRYAIHPFNGRKLKIICDAELVDPTFGTGAVKITPAHDPNDFEVGKRHNLEFINIFTDDGKINSNGGAQFEGMPRFTSRVAVIEALKAKGLYKETKKNEMSLGVCSRTNDVVEPMIKPQWFVNCNTMAKAGIDAVRSKRIEILPQQYEQDWYRWLANIRDWCVSRQLWWGHRVPAWYVILEDDQEKVLGSDNTRWIVARNESEANLEAQQKYPGKKFELHQDPDVLDTWFSSGLFPLTVLGWPDDTADVKAFYPGSVLETGHDILFFWVARMVMMGMQLGGDVPFQKVYLHPMIRDAHGRKMSKSLGNVIDPVDVINGISLEGLLKRLEEGNLDPNELNIARDGKKKDFPDGIAECGTDALRFALVSYTSQSDKINLDIKRVVGYRQWCNKLWNAIRFAMGKLGNHYTPPATISVATMPPICRWILSVLSKAIGKTVTSLEAYKFSDATSAIYSWWQYQLCDVFIEAIKPYFFNDSQEFESARAACRDALWVCLDTGLRLLHPFMPYVTEELWQRLPQPKDSCRKDSIMVTEYPSLVKEWTDDKIENEIDIVLDTVNKLRSLKPTSDTNERRPAFALCRGQEIAATVQCYQSLVVSLSSISSLKILTENDETPPDCATAVVNKDLSVYLQLQGALNAEVELEKLRKKREEIQKLQNALSQKMEAAGYKEKAPQNVQEEDMKKLTGFLEQLEIISEAEKKLDAKTGNN; encoded by the exons ATGTCCAACGTTACTCCCGCCGCTGACATGCAGCCGCTTGATGAGAAAGAGTTAGAACGCAAGCTGAAGAAAGATCAGAAG GcaaaagagaaagaggagaaaaggcttaaggcgaaggcgaaggaGGCAGCTAGGCTCCAG GCACAAGCAGCTTCAGATGGGCCCAAGAAAAGCGAGAAGAAGCAAAAGAAGAAAGTTGTGGAGGATGAGAATCCCGAGGATTTCATTGATCCAGACACTCCTCATGGGCAGAAGAAATTTCTTGCATCTCAAATGGCCAAGCAGTATAACCCAACTGCCGTTGAGAAATC ATGGTATCCCTGGTGGGAATCGTCAGGATATTTTGGGGCAGATGCTGCAAGCTCAAAGCCACCGTTTGTTATA GTTTTACCACCTCCAAATGTCACCGGAGCGCTTCATATAGGCCATGCACTTACGGTGGCTATAGAG GATGCCATCATACGCTGGCGGAGGATGTCAGGTTATAATGCTCTGTGGGTTCCAGGAGTCGACCATGCTGGCATTGCTACACAG GTTGTAGTGGAGAAGAAGATTATGCGTGAAAGGAATTTGACAAGGCATGATATAGGGCGTGAAGGATTTGTATCTGAA GTTCTCAAATGGAAAGATGAATATGGGGGTACCATATTGAATCAATTGCGTAGGCTTGGGGCCTCACTTGATTGGTCCCGCGAG TGTTTTACAATGGATAAACCAAGATCGAAAGCTGTAACTGAAGCTTTTGTCCAGTTGTACAAACAAGGCCTGATATATAG GGATTATCGCCTTGTGAATTGGGATTGCACCCTTCGAACAGCAATTTCTGACGTAGAG GTTGATCATATGGATATTAAAGAAGAAACTATGTTAAAGGTTCCTGGTTATAATGCAACTGTACAATTCGGTGTGTTGATCTCTTTTGCATATCCACTTGAGGAAGGATTGGGTGAGATTATTGTTGCAACAACAAGAATCGAAACAATGCTTGGTGATACAGCAATTGCTGTTCACCCTGAGGATGATAGATACAAGCATCTGCATGGTAGGTATGCAATCCATCCCTTCAATGGTCGAAAGCTCAAAATAATCTGTGATGCTGAGTTAGTGGATCCCACTTTCGGTACTGGGGCTGTCAAG ATTACACCTGCACATGATCCAAATGATTTTGAGGTTGGTAAGCGACACAACCTTGAGTTCATCAATATTTTCACAGATGATGGGAAAATAAACAGCAATGGAGGTGCACAATTTGAAGGAATGCCAAGATTTACTTCTCGAGTTGCTGTTATTGAGGCACTAAAGGCAAAG GGCTTGTACAAGGAgacaaaaaagaatgaaatgaGTTTAGGTGTTTGTTCAAGAACTAATGATGTGGTGGAGCCTATGATAAAACCCCAATGGTTTGTTAATTGCAATACCATGGCAAAAGCAGGTATTGATGCTGTAAGGTCCAAAAGAATTGAGATTCTTCCACAGCAGTATGAGCAGGACTGGTATAG ATGGCTTGCAAACATACGCGACTGGTGTGTTTCAAGGCAACTTTGGTGGGGACATCGTGTGCCTGCTTGGTATGTTATACTAGAAGATGATCAAGAGAAAGTTCTGGGTTCTGATAATACCCGTTGGATTGTTGCTAGAAATGAAAGTGAAGCAAACCTGGAGGCACAACAAAAGTATCCTGGGAAGAAATTCGAGTTACATCAAGACCCTGATGTGTTGGATACATGGTTTTCATCTGGTCTCTTCCCATTAACCGTACTTGGTTGGCCAGATGATACAGCTGACGTTAAAGCTTTCTACCCTGGTTCGGTGCTAGAAACTGGACATGATATTCTCttcttttgggtagcacgGATGGTGATGATGGGGATGCAACTTGGTGGCGATGTGCCATTTCAGAAG GTTTATTTGCATCCTATGATACGTGATGCTCATGGACGCAAAATGTCCAAGTCACTTGGTAATGTCATTGATCCTGTTGATGTGATAAATGGTATTTCACTGGAAGGTCTCCTCAAACGTTTAGAAGAAGGCAATCTGGATCCAAATGAATTGAACATTGCAAGAGACGGGAAGAAGAAAGATTTTCCTGATGGCATTGCTGAATGTGGTACCGATGCTCTCCGTTTTGCACTGGTTTCTTACACTTCTCAG TCTGACAAGATAAACCTGGATATCAAACGAGTTGTTGGGTATCGACAATGgtgtaataaattatggaATGCCATTCGTTTTGCTATGGGCAAGCTTGGCAATCATTACACTCCCCCTGCAACTATTTCTGTAGCTACAATGCCACCAATATGCAGATGGATATTGTCAGTACTTAGCAAAGCTATTGGCAAAACTGTCACCTCGTTAGAAGCATACAAATTTTCTGATGCTACATCTGCTATATACTCGTGGTGGCAGTACCAACTTTGTGATGTGTTTATAGAAGCTATAAAGCCTTACTTCTTCAATGACTCTCAAGAGTTTGAATCAGCAAGAGCTGCCTGTAGAGATGCCTTATGGGTTTGCTTAGACACTGGTTTGCGCTTGCTCCACCCATTCATGCCTTATGTAACAGAAGAGCTCTGGCAGCGTCTTCCTCAGCCTAAAGATTCTTGTCGGAAAGATTCCATTATGGTAACAGAGTACCCATCCCTTGTTAAG GAATGGacagatgataaaattgaaaatgagATAGATATTGTCTTAGATACTGTCAACAAACTGAGATCTCTGAAGCCAACATCTGATACAAATGAGAG ACGACCTGCTTTTGCGCTTTGCCGAGGCCAAGAGATCGCTGCCACTGTTCAATGTTATCAGTCTCTAGTCGTATCTCTTTCTTCAATATCATCTCTAAAG ATCCTGACAGAGAATGATGAAACACCACCTGACTGCGCAACAGCTGTTGTAAACAAAGATTTGTCTGTATACCTTCAACTCCAAGGAGCTCTCAATGCTGAAGTTGAGCTTGAAAAGctaaggaaaaagagagaagaaattcaAAA GCTGCAAAATGCTCTGTCACAGAAAATGGAAGCTGCCGGTTACAAAGAGAAGGCTCCACAGAATGTACAGGAGGAGGACATGAAAAAACTCACTGGGTTTTTGGAACAACTAGAGATTATCAGTGAAGCTGAAAAGAAGCTCGATGCAAAAACTGGCAATAATTGA
- the LOC102719656 gene encoding 50S ribosomal protein L18-like — MVIPPPARAPAITKFLKPYVLKMHFTNNFVSAQVIHTPSATVACSASSQEKLLRPSMESTRDVAAAAKIGKLLGERLLFRGIPAVSVSMARDQVYHGKVKAVIDSLRAAGVKLL; from the coding sequence ATGGTCATCCCTCCTCCAGCTAGGGCGCCTGCAATCACCAAGTTCCTCAAGCCCTATGTTCTGAAGATGCATTTCACAAACAACTTTGTGAGTGCGCAGGTCATCCACACCCCATCTGCCACGGTTGCATGCTCGGCGAGTTCGCAGGAGAAGCTTCTTCGGCCAAGCATGGAGTCGACACGAgacgtcgctgccgccgccaagATCGGGAAGCTTCTCGGCGAGCGTCTGCTGTTCAGAGGCATCCCTGCGGTGTCCGTCTCCATGGCAAGAGACCAGGTGTACCATGGCAAGGTGAAGGCCGTCATAGATTCACTTAGAGCCGCCGGTGTGAAGTTGCTTTGA
- the LOC102704506 gene encoding uncharacterized protein LOC102704506, translating into MQALARAARGIPGAARPPVAVAAAGVQVQPARGIMVHVKDGNLERALAIMARKMRSSGIERLIQRRSRTHHHVKDSEKRVLARKALMQRVRSQELGRKLRDILIKKIRGQ; encoded by the exons ATGCAGGCACTGGCacgggcggcgcgggggatCCCGGGGGCGGCGCGACCGccagtggcggtggcggcggcgggggtgcaGGTGCAGCCGGCGCGGGGGATCATGGTGCACGTGAAGGACGGCAACCTGGAGCGCGCGCTGGCGATAATGGCGCGCAAGATGCGGTCGAGCGGCATCGAGAGGCTGATCCAGCGCCGGAGCCGGACCCACCACCACGTCAAGGACTCGGAGAAGCGCGTGCTCGCCCGCAAGGCCCTCATGCAGCGCGTCCGCTCCCAGGAGCTCGGCAGGAAGCTCCGCGACATCCTCATCAAGAAGATCAG GGGTCAATGA
- the LOC102720504 gene encoding proteasome subunit beta type-2, translating into MECVLGVVGRDFAVVAADTSAVQSILVHKTDEDKVMVLDSHKLMGASGEPGDRVQFTEFIQKNLHLYQFRNNIPLSTAATANFTRGELATALRKNPYFVNILLAGYDSDVGASLYYIDYIATFHKIGKGAFGYGSYFCLSLMDKLYHPDMSVEEAVDLVDKCIKEIRLRLVVAPQNFIIKIVDKDGAREYARRAYTDSPSEAAPVTA; encoded by the exons atggagtgCGTCCTCGGTGTTGTCGGCCGCGACTTCGCGGTGGTGGCCGCCGACACGTCGGCGGTGCAGAGCATCCTGGTCCACAAGACCGACGAGGACAAGGTGATGGTGCTCGACAGCCACAAGCTGATGGGCGCGTCCGGAGAGCCAGGCGACAG GGTGCAGTTCACCGAGTTCATCCAGAAGAACCTCCACCTGTATCAGTTCCGCAACAACATCCCGCtcagcaccgccgccaccgccaactTCACCCGCGGTGAGCTCGCCACCGCCCTGCGGAAG AATCCATACTTTGTTAACATATTGCTCGCTGGATATGATTCGGATGTTGGTGCATCTTTGTATTACATTGACTACATTGCGACATTCCATAAGATTGGAAAGGGGGCCTTTGGGTATGGCTCCTACTTCTGTCTCTCACTGATGGACAAGTTATATCATCCAGACATGTCGGTTGAGGAAGCTGTTGATCTTGTTGACAAGTGCATTAAAGAAATTCGGCTCAGGTTGGTTGTTGCCCCTCAAAACTTCATAATCAAGATCGTCGATAAAGATGGGGCTAGGGAGTACGCTAGGCGTGCATACACCGATAGTCCATCGGAAGCTGCACCTGTAACAGCATGA
- the LOC102704789 gene encoding uncharacterized protein LOC102704789 produces the protein MATSLLLEAAPRFLSPPRRPVPARGGLLLLKPTLFPARLRAHPARGVSPAAAPEPPPRPRALLDAVKRSLLDSLAALKKPALALLLAGALLAAGSPHGAALAASGGRVGGSAFSSRSSPPSYGYTAPAPRGGYSAAPFYSPSPFVSVGPAVGIGFGGSSFFFVLMGFAAFLYLAGFLSDSSGGSVLTETEKTTVLKLQVGLLGMARSFQKELDQIAEKADTSTPAGLSYVLTETTLALLRHPDCCISAYSSVDVKRSIDDGEKRFNQLSIEERGKFDEETLVNVNSIKRQKAGSQRSDGFSNEYIVITVLVAAEGVHKLPGINSSGDLKTALQKLGAIPSSKILAVEVLWTPQNENDTLSERELLEDYPLLRPL, from the exons atggccaccTCGCTGCTCCTGGAGGCCGCCCCGCGgttcctctcgccgccgcggcggcctgTCCCAGCTCGCGgtgggctcctcctcctcaagcCCACGCTTTTCcccgcccgcctccgcgcgcACCCAGCGCGTGGGGTgtctcccgccgccgcgccggagccgccgccgaggccgcgcgCGCTGCTCGACGCGGTCAAGAGGTCCCTCCTCGACTCGCTTGCCGCGCTCAAGAAGCCCGCACTGGCGCTGCTCCTCGCTGGGGCTCTGCTCGCCGCGGGGAGTCCCCAcggcgcggcgctggcggccTCGGGCGGCCGCGTCGGCGGGTCCGCATTCTCGtcgcggtcgtcgccgccgtcgtacgGGTACACTGCGCCGGCTCCGAGGGGCGGGTACTCGGCCGCGCCCTTCTACTCGCCCTCGCCGTTCGTGTCCGTCGGCCCGGCGGTCGGCATCGGGTTCGGGGGATCCAGCTTCTTTTTCGTGCTTATGGGGTTCGCTGCATTCCTTTACCTCGCCGGTTTCCTCTCCGATTCTTCCGGCGGCAGCGTGCTCACCGAGACGGAGAAGACCACCGTTCTGAAGCTGCAG GTTGGCTTGCTAGGCATGGCCCGATCATTCCAGAAAGAGCTTGATCAGATAGCTGAGAAGGCAGATACATCTACCCCAGCAGGGCTGAGCTATGTGCTAACTG AGACAACATTGGCATTACTTAGGCATCCAGATTGCTGCATCTCAGCTTATTCATCA GTTGATGTGAAACGAAGCATAGATGATGGAGAGAAGCGTTTTAATCAACTATCAATTGAGGAACGAGGCAAATTTGATGAAGAGACACTTGTTAATGTGAACAGCATCAAGAGGCAAAAAGCAGGAAGCCAAAGATCGGACGGTTTTAGCAACGAGTACATTGTG ATAACCGTATTGGTTGCTGCTGAGGGTGTACATAAGCTACCTGGTATAAATAGCAGCGGTGACTTGAAGACAGCTCTACAGAAGCTTGGTGCCATACCATCAAGCAAAATACTG GCAGTTGAGGTCCTATGGACTCCACAAAACGAGAACGACACACTGTCAGAGCGAGAGCTGCTGGAAGATTACCCGCTTTTGAGACCCCTATGA